In one Vanessa tameamea isolate UH-Manoa-2023 chromosome 12, ilVanTame1 primary haplotype, whole genome shotgun sequence genomic region, the following are encoded:
- the LOC113402425 gene encoding uncharacterized protein LOC113402425 — protein MENEVEDIVGDVIYTDSQKSVTTSALYSLDFTDSSSDKNNSTGKDTYVIDYDSDDSDKTFQVHKSESKINLTDKESILNVKQESKATNPVYSMDKSAGSSLPVCNIIAQEIFTQTSKTIIELAQKDTKKTTENTLETQTSFVSITENKSIEYKIHILGRNCSYNSDELREKQYTNENLFKQNIQNIQNYSNNVILTNTFEDTAAVFCILENNKNTDVKIVDKSAEDVIRFIEDESKENAEKKSPITTHDSYASEFESSNFDSDIENDSLMEKEYFDSKTKSRDDNSETSEMLNSIDSDVEELYNKLSKSPQLLSPILSVEPPIRNFCLLSPLTEETVQKKESIVDVTPSLQTLTKTSEYSDNDTLFENNASMKVSLFSDRDSTEEHNHLKLPPIHKNESCPNPHLNFLFTLNNQKNIEKTGMLPSLYERQNEQIDRWEIGTKNLASGESPHINKNNGPMKITKDTIHLPSIHLEGLPNNTSNRTNCFTSSIQQSSINGSFDIISIQGKIKELKMSSNKTRPKYSSRSGSPSSLSSPNETRICDTAEKACDVFCAELLRRLRSSSWLEIKETLEDLPRAFEKFWSVVTENRIADLIRQVSLHIDSPRTQVARAACKTLAEILKNTNYTKKPDFYEAMSTLLTKTGSYNRPVRREANVALDDIVCSVDVTHCVAAICVYGVGHKSVLVRCSSARLLVVCCALAEGGRQILRTRPPSAAAARRHALRSLAELLQDKNTDTRKYAERLYAILRPLPNFEAYFLTDVDVELASKHMKKYDQLLNNSKSR, from the exons atg GAAAATGAAGTCGAAGACATTGTAGGTGACGTTATATATACCGACTCCCAAAAAAGTGTGACCACGTCAGCGCTATATTCATTAGACTTTACAGACAGCAGTTcagacaaaaataattcaactggTAAAGATACATACGTCATAGATTATGATAGTGACGATAGTGACAAAACATTCCAAGTGCATAAAAGTGagagcaaaataaatttaacagataaagaatcgattttaaatgtaaaacaagaGTCTAAAGCTACCAATCCAGTATACTCAATGGATAAGTCCGCTGGCTCAAGCTTACCAGTATGTAATATTATAGCTCAGGAGATATTCACACAAACCAGCAAGACGATTATTGAACTGGCTCAAAaagacacaaaaaaaacaacagaaaaCACACTGGAAACACAAACTTCATTTGTATCTATAACCGAAAACAAATCAATAGagtacaaaatacatatacttgGAAGAAATTGTAGCTATAATAGTGATGAACTGAgagaaaaacaatatacaaatgaaaatctgtttaaacaaaatattcaaaacatacaAAACTATAGCAATAACGTGATTTTAACGAATACTTTTGAAGACACCGCCGCAGTTTTCTGTATATtagaaaacaacaaaaacacAGATGTAAAGATTGTAGATAAGTCAGCTGAAGACGTTATTCGTTTCATTGAAGATGAATCAAAGGAAAATGCGGAAAAAAAAAGTCCAATTACAACCCATGACAGCTACGCCAGTGAATTTGAATCAAGTAATTTTGACTCTGATATCGAAAATGATTCTTTGAtggaaaaagaatattttgatagtaaGACTAAGAGTAGAGACGATAACAGTGAAACGAGTGAGATGCTGAATTCTATTGACAGTGACGTTGAAGaactgtataataaattatcaaagagTCCTCAGTTATTATCACCAATTTTATCGGTGGAACCGCCTATCCGTAATTTTTGCTTATTGTCACCACTAACAGAAGAAACAGTACAGAAGAAAGAGAGTATAGTTGACGTAACGCCAAGTCTACAAACATTAACTAAAACTAGCGAGTACAGCGATAACGATACCCTCTTTGAAAACAATGCCAGCATGAAAGTATCTTTATTCTCAGATCGCGACAGCACAGAAGAGCACAACCATTTAAAATTGCCTCCTATTCATAAAAATGAGTCGTGTCCAAATCCCcatctaaattttttatttactctaaataatcaaaaaaatatcgagAAAACTGGCATGCTGCCTTCCTTATACGAGAGACAGAATGAACAAATTGATAGATGGGAAATAGGTACCAAAAATTTAGCATCCGGTGAAAGTCcgcatataaacaaaaataacg gaCCAATGAAGATTACAAAAGATACTATTCACTTACCTTCAATTCATTTAGAAGGGTTGCCTAACAACACTAGCAACAGAACAAATTGTTTTACATCAAGTATACAACAATCGTCAATCAATGGTTCCTTCGATATAATCAGTATTCAAGGAAAAATAAAGGAGCTTAAAATGAGTTCTAATAAAACAAG GCCTAAATACTCAAGCAGGAGTGGGTCGCCCAGTAGCTTGTCGTCTCCGAATGAAACCCGGATATGTGATACAGCTGAAAAAGCATGTGACGTTTTCTGCGCTGAACTACTACGTAGACTACGATCATCATCttg GCTCGAAATAAAAGAGACGTTAGAGGATTTACCAAGAGCTTTTGAAAAATTTTGGTCCGTTGTCACGGAGAATCGCATCGCTGATTTAATAAGACag gTGTCGCTGCACATAGATTCTCCGCGTACGCAAGTCGCGCGTGCAGCTTGCAAGACACTCgcggaaatattaaaaaacaccaACTATACTAAAAAACCT gacTTTTACGAAGCTATGTCAACGTTACTGACGAAGACTGGCAGCTACAATCGGCCCGTGAGGCGTGAAGCAAATGTTGCTCTCGACGACATCGTATGCAGTGTCGACGTCACGCACTGTGTCGCCGCCATCTGTGTTTATGGAGTTgg TCACAAGAGCGTATTAGTCCGTTGCTCATCCGCTCGTCTCCTCGTTGTATGTTGCGCCCTCGCAGAAGGAGGCCGACAGATCTTGCGCACGCGTCCGCCATCCGCTGCAGCAGCACGGAGACACGCTTTACGCTCACTCGCGGAACTACTACAAGACAAAAATACTGACACGAG GAAATACGCTGAACGTCTATATGCAATATTAAGACCACTTCCGAACTTCGAAGCGTACTTCCTAACGGATGTGGACGTGGAACTTGCTTCAAAACACATGAAGAAATATGATCAGCTGTTAAATAACTCTAAATCCAGGTGA
- the Ppcs gene encoding phosphopantothenate--cysteine ligase → MASGSWEEFFAVHLPPTDFEDNRSLLKEFCKRHDQYGNKIVLVTSGGTTVPLEHNTVRFVDNFSAGTRGSASAEYFLEHGYAVIFMHRQKSLEPFTRHFSGQKLLDMLDLQERGPNTTITVKPDSVFALAPVLARYQAAHAAGALLHVSFTTVSEYFWLLRAACECLAHTGARALLYLAAAVSDFYVPKDRVPTHKMQSASGPPVIQLNLVPKMLAPLVNLWVPEAYVVSFKLETDENLLITKARAALEKYKHKMVVANLLQTRHQRVILVSPDANQEIVLTREEVHAGVDIEATIVAEIVRLHADHIAGVAPR, encoded by the exons ATGGCAAGTGGATCCTGGGAGGAATTCTTTGCTGTACATCTGCCTCCGACTGACTTTGAAGACAATCGATCACTCCTGAAGGAGTTTTGCAAGCGGCATGACCaatatggaaataaaattgttcttgTGACT TCCGGTGGCACAACAGTTCCACTAGAGCACAACACAGTTCGTTTCGTTGACAACTTCAGTGCGGGCACGCGCGGCTCGGCCTCGGCGGAATACTTCCTGGAACACGGATACGCAGTCATTTTCATGCACAGACAGAAGTCTCTAGAACCTTTCACAAGACACTTCAGTGGTCAAAAGCTATTGGATATGCTGGATTTACAGGAACGAGGACCAAACACTACCATTACAG TGAAACCAGACAGCGTGTTCGCGCTGGCGCCCGTGCTGGCGCGGTACCAGGCGGCGCACGCGGCGGGCGCGCTGCTGCACGTGTCGTTCACCACGGTGTCGGAGTACTTCTGGCTGCTGCGCGCGGCGTGCGAGTGCCTGGCGCACACGGGCGCGCGCGCGCTGCTGTACCTCGCCGCCGCCGTGTCCGACTTCTACGTGCCCAAGGACAGAGTC ccAACACACAAGATGCAATCAGCGAGCGGACCGCCTGTTATTCAACTGAATTTGGTGCCGAAAATGTTAGCCCCGCTCGTGAACCTCTGGGTCCCCGAAGCTTATGTAGTTTCTTTCAAATTAGAAACCGATGAAAATCTTCTTATAACCAAAGCTAGAGCtgcattagaaaaatataaacataag ATGGTGGTTGCGAATCTATTACAAACACGTCACCAGAGGGTCATACTAGTCTCTCCGGACGCGAACCAAGAAATCGTCCTCACCAGAGAAGAAGTACACGCAG GCGTCGACATCGAGGCCACGATCGTGGCGGAGATCGTGCGCCTGCACGCCGACCACATAGCGGGCGTGGCTCCCCGCTGA